The Actinomyces sp. oral taxon 414 genome has a segment encoding these proteins:
- a CDS encoding carbohydrate ABC transporter permease encodes MLPHRSRLSVVVFLLPPVVLFGGGVLLPIAQSLVLSLFKWDGITAMQFVGPGNYVKMLTADPTFWRAFVNQLVYLVICVAIQMGAGLGIACLLLTVTRGREALKVLYLMPAVVSTTAIALLFQRIYSLDPPGLVNSLLDLVGLDGAGRAWLSDVRTVLAAVSVPEGWRFLGLYTIILYAALLSVPRELEEAAALDGANAWQVFVKIRFPHIRPVWATTMVMAVTYGLRGFDIPYLLTNGGPGQSSELVTTYMYKTAFVSTNYGYASAISVFIVIECLIAVALIFALLRRGND; translated from the coding sequence ATGCTTCCGCACCGCTCCCGACTGTCCGTCGTCGTCTTCCTGCTCCCGCCGGTCGTCCTGTTCGGCGGCGGGGTCCTGCTGCCCATCGCCCAGTCCCTCGTCCTGAGCCTGTTCAAATGGGACGGGATCACCGCCATGCAATTCGTGGGCCCGGGCAACTACGTCAAGATGCTCACCGCCGACCCCACCTTCTGGAGGGCCTTCGTCAACCAGCTCGTGTACCTGGTCATCTGCGTGGCCATCCAGATGGGCGCCGGACTGGGCATCGCCTGCCTCCTGCTGACCGTCACCCGCGGGCGCGAGGCGCTCAAGGTCCTCTACCTCATGCCGGCGGTCGTCTCGACGACGGCGATCGCCCTGCTCTTCCAGAGGATCTACTCCCTCGACCCGCCGGGCCTGGTCAACAGTCTGCTGGACCTGGTCGGACTCGACGGCGCCGGCCGGGCGTGGCTGTCGGACGTCCGCACGGTCCTGGCGGCGGTCTCGGTCCCCGAGGGATGGAGGTTCCTGGGCCTGTACACGATCATCCTGTACGCGGCGCTGCTGTCGGTGCCGCGCGAACTGGAGGAGGCGGCCGCCCTGGACGGGGCCAACGCCTGGCAGGTCTTCGTCAAGATCCGCTTCCCCCACATCCGGCCGGTGTGGGCCACCACCATGGTCATGGCGGTCACCTACGGGCTGCGGGGCTTCGACATCCCCTACCTGCTGACCAACGGGGGGCCGGGGCAGTCCTCCGAGCTCGTGACCACGTACATGTACAAGACCGCATTCGTCAGCACCAACTACGGCTACGCCTCGGCCATCTCCGTCTTCATCGTCATCGAGTGCCTCATCGCCGTGGCGCTCATCTTCGCACTGCTGCGCAGGGGGAACGACTGA
- the steA gene encoding putative cytokinetic ring protein SteA produces MRNPFRKPSAPEPGRPVGVVRVDARTKKLAKRLRAGEFAVIDHADLDRVAAESLVECRPAAVLNAAPSISGRYPNLGPGILIEAGVPLIDDLGPDIMRLKEGQRVVLDLAEDSPDRGSVRPVGSDEILAQGTVQTAASVATAMEEAKAGLAVQLEAFAANTMEYMRGERDLLLNGVGMPDVRTDMNGRHVLVVVRGYSYKEDLRALKPYIREYKPVIIGVDGGADAVLEAGFKPDMIVGDMDSVSDRALGCGAEVVVHAYRDGRAPGLKRVEDLGVEHLVFAATGTSEDVAMLLADAAGAELIVALGTHATLLEFLDKGRAGMSSTFLTRLKVGGRLIDAKGVSRLYRTRISGWHLMVLALAGLIALFVALAATPAGQTLLGLSGAMWDDIINFFRSILGLAPKTPSV; encoded by the coding sequence GTGAGGAACCCCTTCCGCAAGCCCTCCGCCCCGGAACCGGGCCGACCCGTCGGCGTGGTGCGGGTCGACGCGCGCACCAAGAAGCTCGCCAAACGCCTCAGGGCGGGCGAGTTCGCCGTCATCGACCACGCCGACCTGGACCGCGTCGCCGCCGAGTCCCTCGTCGAGTGCCGGCCCGCCGCCGTCCTCAACGCCGCCCCCTCGATATCCGGGCGCTACCCGAACCTGGGCCCCGGCATCCTCATAGAGGCCGGGGTGCCCCTCATCGACGACCTGGGCCCCGATATCATGCGCCTGAAGGAGGGCCAGCGCGTGGTGCTGGACCTGGCCGAGGACTCCCCGGACCGCGGCTCCGTCCGCCCGGTCGGATCCGACGAGATCCTGGCGCAGGGAACCGTCCAGACCGCGGCGAGCGTGGCGACCGCCATGGAGGAGGCCAAGGCGGGGCTGGCGGTCCAGCTGGAGGCCTTCGCCGCGAACACGATGGAGTACATGCGCGGCGAGCGCGACCTGCTGCTCAACGGCGTCGGCATGCCCGATGTGCGCACGGACATGAACGGGCGGCACGTGCTCGTCGTCGTGCGCGGCTACTCCTACAAGGAGGACCTGCGGGCCCTCAAGCCCTACATCCGGGAGTACAAGCCCGTCATTATCGGGGTCGACGGCGGCGCCGACGCGGTCCTGGAGGCCGGTTTCAAACCGGATATGATTGTGGGCGATATGGACTCCGTCTCCGACAGGGCCCTGGGCTGCGGCGCCGAGGTCGTCGTCCACGCCTACCGCGACGGGCGGGCGCCCGGACTCAAACGCGTGGAGGACCTGGGGGTCGAGCACCTCGTCTTCGCCGCCACGGGCACCAGCGAGGACGTCGCCATGCTGCTGGCCGACGCCGCCGGCGCCGAACTCATCGTCGCCCTGGGCACCCACGCGACCCTCCTGGAGTTCCTCGACAAGGGCCGCGCCGGCATGTCCTCGACCTTCCTCACCCGCCTGAAGGTGGGCGGGCGACTCATTGACGCCAAGGGGGTCTCCCGGCTGTACCGCACCCGCATATCGGGCTGGCACCTGATGGTCCTGGCCCTGGCCGGACTCATCGCCCTGTTCGTCGCCCTGGCGGCCACCCCGGCGGGCCAGACCCTCCTGGGACTGTCAGGCGCCATGTGGGATGACATTATTAATTTCTTCCGCTCCATCCTCGGACTGGCTCCGAAGACACCCTCCGTCTGA
- a CDS encoding ABC transporter substrate-binding protein, whose product MQLKRSQFLALAAGALMTPLVASCGAKGGAPASPVPIDPSGEIKPREISWLLSRAAGGEVITTMQAIAEEYAQEHPGFKLTLITTPDRPSYIQKYETLAAANKLPELFDTDATPFARKLANQNRMVDVAALLDNYGITANYRPSALDYQRFDDGSLYMIPLEYGIEVFWYNKALFAAAGVQVPASLDDFPDLCRALAASGTTPIALDGLDGWPLERYLAYQPFRAAGEEYIKSLKKGEAKFSDGPGRTTAQWLHDLGQAGAFQKGFSSVGYTDAQNLFTSGRAAMYNMGTWELPSLATTDLPQDMQSNIGFFTLPTTAGSKTGANEYTAPSGIGVAVNASTYDPLIHDFLRFALSRYPDKYAATGLLGPTTTAPVVPDNALPVYQQAIDEAARVSGTALMPWDTQLDPTTNTKLVQEQVLLVQGDIGVDEFLQTMDAALAENAPSYFAQ is encoded by the coding sequence ATGCAGCTCAAGCGTTCCCAGTTCCTCGCCCTGGCGGCGGGGGCCCTCATGACCCCCCTGGTCGCCTCCTGCGGCGCCAAGGGCGGGGCGCCCGCGTCCCCCGTGCCCATCGACCCCTCCGGCGAGATCAAGCCCCGCGAGATCTCCTGGCTGCTGTCGCGGGCCGCGGGCGGGGAGGTGATCACCACCATGCAGGCCATTGCCGAGGAGTACGCCCAGGAGCACCCCGGCTTCAAGCTCACCCTCATCACTACCCCCGACCGGCCCTCCTACATCCAGAAGTACGAGACCCTCGCCGCGGCGAACAAGCTCCCCGAGCTGTTCGACACCGACGCCACACCCTTCGCCCGCAAGCTCGCGAATCAGAACCGGATGGTCGACGTCGCCGCCCTGCTCGACAACTACGGGATCACCGCCAACTACCGCCCCTCCGCCCTGGACTACCAGCGCTTCGACGACGGGTCGCTGTACATGATCCCCCTGGAGTACGGCATTGAGGTGTTCTGGTACAACAAGGCCCTCTTCGCCGCCGCCGGGGTCCAGGTCCCCGCCTCCCTGGACGACTTCCCCGACCTGTGCCGTGCCCTGGCCGCCTCGGGCACGACCCCCATCGCCTTGGACGGCCTGGACGGCTGGCCCCTGGAGCGCTACCTCGCCTACCAGCCCTTCCGGGCGGCGGGGGAGGAGTACATCAAGAGCCTGAAGAAGGGTGAGGCGAAGTTCTCCGACGGACCCGGGCGGACCACGGCCCAGTGGCTCCACGACCTGGGCCAGGCCGGCGCCTTCCAGAAGGGCTTCTCCTCGGTGGGCTACACCGACGCCCAGAACCTGTTCACCTCCGGCAGGGCCGCCATGTACAACATGGGCACCTGGGAGCTGCCGAGCCTGGCCACCACCGACCTGCCCCAGGACATGCAGAGCAACATCGGCTTCTTCACCCTGCCCACCACCGCCGGCTCCAAGACGGGGGCCAACGAGTACACGGCGCCCTCGGGGATCGGCGTGGCCGTCAACGCCTCGACTTACGACCCCCTCATCCACGACTTCCTGCGCTTCGCCCTGAGCCGCTACCCCGACAAGTACGCGGCCACGGGACTGCTCGGGCCGACCACCACCGCCCCGGTGGTGCCCGACAACGCCCTGCCCGTCTACCAGCAGGCCATTGACGAGGCCGCCAGGGTCAGCGGCACGGCCCTCATGCCCTGGGACACCCAGCTCGACCCCACCACCAACACCAAGCTGGTCCAGGAGCAGGTGCTCCTGGTCCAGGGCGACATCGGCGTCGACGAGTTCCTCCAGACCATGGACGCCGCCCTGGCCGAGAACGCCCCGTCCTACTTCGCCCAGTGA
- a CDS encoding carbohydrate ABC transporter permease, protein MTTTAIPGPILAPDPAPTPAGRRRRLRTARIVHRALLGLVLLIQVYPFAWLVLTSVRSPEDFAAGSPFGLPSSFTLDNFVRAFAQGDIPTYILNSAIVTAGACALIVICGMTGAYAVQVLGFAGAGVVRAVFLMGIVVPVQIALVPLFIDYSAIGLLDTRLAIIIPLAGFALPMSLFLFMSFFSYIPREIYEAACLDGAGPYRIFTRITLPMSLNTVITVVMVNAIFIWNEFVFANTFVLTEGLKTIPLGLQNYIGNMGKTDWTATFAAVAVTVTPLLLVFLALNKAMIYGLESGSTKG, encoded by the coding sequence ATGACCACCACCGCCATCCCTGGGCCGATCCTCGCGCCGGACCCGGCCCCGACCCCCGCCGGGCGCAGGAGGCGCCTGCGCACGGCCCGGATCGTCCACCGGGCGCTGCTCGGCCTGGTCCTGCTCATCCAGGTCTACCCCTTCGCGTGGCTCGTCCTGACCTCGGTGCGCTCCCCGGAGGACTTCGCGGCCGGCAGCCCCTTCGGCCTGCCGTCCTCCTTCACCCTGGACAACTTCGTCAGGGCCTTCGCGCAGGGCGACATCCCGACCTACATCCTCAACAGCGCCATTGTCACGGCCGGGGCCTGCGCCCTCATTGTGATCTGCGGCATGACGGGCGCCTACGCCGTCCAGGTCCTCGGATTCGCCGGCGCTGGCGTGGTGCGCGCCGTCTTCCTCATGGGCATAGTGGTGCCCGTGCAGATCGCCCTGGTACCCCTGTTCATCGACTACTCCGCGATCGGGCTGCTGGACACCCGCTTGGCCATTATCATCCCGCTGGCCGGCTTCGCCCTGCCCATGTCCCTGTTCCTGTTCATGTCCTTCTTCAGCTACATCCCCCGGGAGATCTACGAGGCCGCCTGCCTCGACGGCGCCGGCCCCTACCGCATCTTCACGAGGATCACCCTGCCCATGTCGCTCAACACGGTCATCACCGTGGTCATGGTCAACGCGATCTTCATCTGGAACGAGTTCGTCTTCGCCAACACCTTCGTGCTGACCGAGGGCCTCAAGACCATCCCGCTGGGCCTGCAGAACTACATCGGGAACATGGGCAAGACCGACTGGACCGCCACCTTCGCGGCGGTCGCCGTCACGGTGACCCCGCTCCTGCTGGTGTTCCTGGCGCTCAACAAGGCGATGATCTACGGTCTGGAGAGCGGCTCGACGAAGGGGTGA
- a CDS encoding glycosyltransferase family 4 protein has translation MSPGPGPGARERDGGRRLRVLEVCGSAAGGVRSHVLACARLLAADRHDVVLLAPAEVLAGADAGGAHTGVLRIGPRPSPGDAAVIARLRRLGRRADVVHAHGLRAGALAALALGGRRPGRARLVVTEHNLPVGGRLTVAVGERLAAVIAQRADHVLVVSPDLARRALELGAARVELAVVPTPPRSTDGLAPRASSIESAWRGGRARVLTVARLAPQKGLDLLLEAAALLADRPEGRDPLVWAVAGEGPERGALEERIGARGLPVRLLGRREDVPALLEAADVVVQTSLWEGQPIVVQEALRAGAAVVATDVGGTAQTARGGAVLVEPRAQALAGAVAALLDDPGALAGARRRSAAAGARLPDEEDLRDQLRRVVVAPRPGPGR, from the coding sequence ATGAGCCCCGGGCCGGGCCCCGGCGCCCGCGAGCGCGACGGGGGGCGGCGCCTGAGGGTGCTCGAGGTGTGCGGCTCCGCCGCCGGGGGCGTGCGCAGCCACGTCCTGGCCTGCGCCCGCCTCCTGGCCGCCGACCGCCACGACGTCGTCCTGCTGGCCCCGGCGGAGGTCCTGGCGGGCGCCGACGCGGGCGGGGCGCACACCGGGGTCCTGCGCATCGGCCCCCGACCCAGCCCCGGGGACGCGGCCGTCATCGCCCGGCTGCGCCGGCTGGGGCGGCGGGCCGACGTCGTCCACGCCCACGGCCTGCGGGCCGGGGCCCTGGCCGCGCTGGCCCTGGGCGGGCGCCGGCCCGGACGGGCGCGCCTGGTGGTCACCGAGCACAATCTGCCCGTCGGGGGGCGGCTGACGGTCGCGGTGGGGGAGCGCCTGGCCGCCGTGATCGCCCAGCGGGCCGACCACGTCCTGGTCGTCAGCCCCGATCTGGCCCGCCGCGCCCTCGAGCTCGGCGCGGCCCGCGTCGAGCTCGCCGTCGTGCCCACTCCGCCGCGCTCGACCGACGGCCTGGCCCCGCGGGCCTCGTCCATCGAGTCGGCCTGGCGCGGGGGGCGCGCGCGGGTGCTGACCGTGGCCAGGCTGGCCCCGCAGAAGGGGCTGGATCTGCTCCTGGAGGCGGCCGCGCTGCTGGCCGACCGGCCGGAGGGGCGGGACCCGCTGGTGTGGGCCGTGGCCGGCGAGGGGCCCGAGCGCGGCGCCCTGGAGGAGCGCATTGGCGCCCGGGGCCTGCCCGTGCGCCTGCTGGGGCGCCGCGAGGACGTCCCAGCGCTGCTGGAGGCGGCCGATGTCGTCGTCCAGACCTCCCTGTGGGAGGGGCAGCCGATTGTCGTGCAGGAGGCCCTGCGGGCGGGGGCGGCGGTCGTGGCCACCGATGTCGGCGGCACCGCGCAGACGGCGCGGGGCGGGGCGGTGCTCGTCGAGCCGCGCGCCCAGGCGCTGGCCGGGGCCGTGGCCGCCCTCCTGGACGATCCGGGGGCGTTGGCCGGGGCCCGGCGGCGCTCCGCCGCGGCCGGGGCGCGGTTGCCCGACGAGGAGGATCTGCGCGACCAGCTGCGCCGGGTCGTGGTCGCACCGCGCCCCGGCCCGGGGCGGTGA
- a CDS encoding NUDIX domain-containing protein translates to MSGARGRREQLVDVRDAGRAVVDGARVWSGPIFAVDDERLVLSEGGEPVRRQTVVHHDAVNVVAWREGEDSAQADGAAEILMVRQYRHPVRAMLWEIPAGLLDVPGEDPLAAARRELAEETDYEAASWHVLVDVYASPGFTTEGGRSFLARGLRMLPEAARVRREAEEAEFVPTWFRFDDVVDAVLAGRLHNPSTVMGVLAADRARARGWEGLRPVGARWLRSPRSL, encoded by the coding sequence GTGAGCGGGGCGCGCGGGCGCCGCGAGCAGCTGGTCGACGTGCGCGATGCGGGCCGCGCGGTGGTGGATGGCGCCCGGGTGTGGTCCGGCCCCATTTTCGCGGTCGACGACGAGCGGCTGGTCCTGTCCGAGGGCGGTGAGCCGGTGCGGCGTCAGACGGTGGTCCACCACGACGCCGTCAACGTGGTCGCCTGGCGGGAGGGGGAGGACTCCGCTCAGGCCGACGGCGCCGCGGAGATCCTCATGGTGCGCCAGTACCGCCACCCGGTGCGGGCCATGCTATGGGAGATCCCGGCGGGCCTGCTCGACGTGCCCGGGGAGGATCCGCTGGCGGCGGCCCGGCGCGAGCTGGCCGAGGAGACCGATTACGAGGCCGCCTCCTGGCATGTGCTGGTCGATGTTTACGCCTCGCCGGGCTTCACTACGGAGGGGGGCCGCTCTTTCCTGGCCCGGGGCCTGAGAATGCTGCCCGAGGCCGCCAGGGTCCGGCGCGAGGCCGAGGAGGCCGAGTTCGTGCCCACGTGGTTCCGCTTCGACGACGTCGTTGACGCCGTTCTGGCCGGGAGGCTGCACAACCCGTCCACCGTCATGGGGGTGCTGGCCGCCGATCGGGCCCGCGCTCGCGGGTGGGAGGGGCTGCGGCCGGTCGGCGCCCGGTGGCTGAGGAGTCCGCGCAGTCTGTGA
- a CDS encoding copper transporter has translation MIDFRYHLVSLISVFLALAVGVVLGAGPLQNSLGTALNDQVTSLRADRNEIKTRLEQTEAAVNDRDAYIAAAAGAYLPGTLTGRKVVLVVLPEAQGGDIDLVTTQLETAGATVVGRVSLTTVWADSARETFRSTYSGQFAGYLSAPASNDTNAVLGQGLATALTTSGQNATALSDLLTASSTPLMTIDAAPTGPADCLVVIGPRTTVVPGTAPSPAPTGGTTPGAWNSALGGAASAGPTVVLGAADVSTDLVAQLRVSKTAVTTVDSVGQAAAATSVPLALASTIAGTRGAYGFDDGADAVMPPVPGRG, from the coding sequence ATGATCGACTTCCGCTACCACCTGGTTTCGCTCATCTCCGTGTTCCTGGCCCTCGCCGTCGGCGTGGTCCTGGGCGCCGGCCCCCTGCAGAACTCCCTGGGGACGGCCCTCAACGACCAGGTCACCTCACTGCGGGCGGACCGCAACGAGATCAAGACCCGGCTGGAGCAGACCGAGGCGGCCGTCAACGACCGCGACGCCTACATCGCGGCCGCCGCCGGCGCCTACCTGCCCGGCACCCTGACCGGGCGCAAGGTCGTCCTCGTGGTGCTGCCCGAGGCCCAGGGCGGCGACATCGACCTGGTCACCACCCAGCTCGAGACCGCGGGCGCCACCGTCGTCGGCCGCGTCTCCCTGACGACGGTGTGGGCCGACTCCGCCCGCGAGACCTTCCGCTCGACCTACTCCGGCCAGTTCGCCGGCTACCTGAGCGCGCCCGCCTCCAACGACACCAACGCGGTCCTCGGCCAGGGCCTGGCCACCGCCCTGACCACGAGCGGCCAGAACGCCACCGCGCTGTCCGACCTGCTGACCGCCTCCAGCACGCCCCTGATGACCATTGACGCCGCGCCCACCGGCCCCGCCGACTGCCTGGTGGTCATCGGCCCGCGCACGACCGTCGTCCCCGGGACCGCGCCCAGCCCCGCGCCGACCGGGGGCACGACCCCGGGCGCGTGGAACTCCGCCCTGGGCGGCGCCGCCTCCGCCGGCCCGACCGTGGTCCTGGGGGCCGCCGACGTGTCCACCGACCTGGTCGCCCAGCTGCGCGTCTCCAAGACCGCGGTCACCACCGTCGACTCCGTCGGCCAGGCCGCCGCCGCCACCTCCGTGCCCCTGGCCCTGGCGAGCACGATCGCGGGCACGCGCGGGGCCTACGGCTTCGACGACGGCGCGGACGCGGTCATGCCCCCGGTGCCGGGCCGCGGCTAA
- a CDS encoding family 43 glycosylhydrolase: MSHEVFFRPRPHWVGDVIPYADDEAIRLYYLYERRLTPKPGTPWHLALTRDLVHYQDCGEALPAGGAGAEDFNAYTGCVVQDDEGVHHLFYTASNPERRAGDGRPLQLVAHATSPDLERWTKHPEDTFGAPPGYDPADWRDPFVYRTPGSSTWSLILAARWQEGAERRRGVVARLESRDLRTWTPVAPLWDPHRFITQECPEIFRLGRWWYLVYSEFTDRFTTRYRMSRSPDGPWTAPARDTIDGRGLYAAKSAPWGGRRLFFGWIASRQGQSDDGEWLWAGTMAALEAVPREDGSLRLRIPPEVLDHYGRAAWSLPAPVTVGDAASYRSRVLSADLPDDARVSAELHWAPGTREISLLVRTDADGENGYSLRLEPLSSRLVLDRWPRRVHGPEQWHVSGDVPHFIELERPVDLSAGRARLEVLLRGEILQCCVDDAVCLSTSVYDHAAGRVGIACLDGEATCSSLVVRTP; this comes from the coding sequence ATGTCTCACGAAGTCTTCTTCCGGCCCCGGCCGCACTGGGTCGGCGACGTCATCCCCTACGCGGACGACGAGGCGATCCGGCTGTACTACCTCTACGAGCGGCGCCTGACCCCCAAGCCGGGCACGCCGTGGCACCTGGCTCTCACGCGGGACCTCGTCCACTACCAGGACTGCGGCGAAGCCCTGCCGGCGGGCGGGGCCGGGGCGGAGGACTTCAACGCCTACACCGGCTGCGTCGTGCAGGACGACGAGGGCGTCCACCACCTGTTCTACACGGCCAGCAATCCCGAGCGGCGGGCGGGCGACGGGCGTCCCCTCCAGCTGGTCGCCCACGCCACCAGCCCGGACCTGGAGCGGTGGACCAAGCACCCCGAGGACACCTTCGGCGCCCCGCCGGGCTACGACCCGGCCGACTGGCGCGACCCCTTCGTCTACCGGACCCCCGGCTCGTCCACCTGGTCCCTCATCCTGGCGGCCCGGTGGCAGGAGGGGGCCGAGCGCCGGCGTGGCGTCGTCGCCCGCCTGGAGAGCCGCGACCTGCGCACCTGGACCCCGGTGGCGCCCCTGTGGGACCCGCACCGCTTTATCACCCAGGAGTGCCCCGAGATCTTCCGCCTGGGTCGGTGGTGGTACCTGGTGTACTCCGAGTTCACCGACCGCTTCACCACCCGCTACCGCATGTCCCGCTCGCCCGACGGGCCGTGGACCGCGCCCGCCCGCGACACCATTGACGGACGGGGCCTCTACGCCGCCAAGTCCGCCCCGTGGGGGGGACGGCGCCTCTTCTTCGGCTGGATCGCCTCGCGCCAGGGGCAGAGCGACGACGGCGAGTGGCTGTGGGCCGGCACCATGGCGGCCCTGGAGGCCGTGCCGCGCGAGGACGGCTCCCTGCGCCTGCGCATACCCCCCGAGGTCCTGGACCACTACGGCCGCGCGGCGTGGTCCCTGCCCGCCCCCGTGACCGTGGGCGACGCCGCCTCCTACCGCTCGCGCGTGCTGAGCGCGGACCTGCCGGACGACGCGCGCGTGAGCGCCGAGCTGCACTGGGCCCCGGGCACGCGGGAGATCTCCCTGCTGGTGCGCACCGACGCCGACGGGGAGAACGGCTACAGCCTGCGACTGGAGCCGCTCTCCTCGCGGCTCGTGCTGGACCGCTGGCCGCGGCGCGTCCACGGCCCCGAGCAGTGGCACGTATCGGGCGACGTGCCCCACTTCATCGAGCTCGAGCGTCCCGTCGACCTGAGCGCCGGCCGGGCCCGCCTGGAGGTGCTCCTGCGCGGGGAAATCCTCCAGTGCTGCGTCGACGACGCCGTGTGCCTGTCCACCAGCGTCTACGACCACGCCGCCGGCCGCGTCGGCATCGCCTGCCTCGACGGGGAGGCGACCTGCTCCTCGCTCGTCGTGCGCACCCCCTGA
- the murJ gene encoding murein biosynthesis integral membrane protein MurJ, translating to MSTASHSAGSAGGEPRSRGGGDLAAAGGVAGLTLASRALGFARWLVQASTVGAGTVAGAYATANQVPNVLYEVVVGGALAATVVPLLSAAARAGRREDAGRIASGLLGLVLAVLVPAGLVLALLADPVASLFPVSQGADPALQHGLVASFLRMFALQVPLYGVGVVLTGVLQAHGRFTWPALTPLASSLVVMAAYAVYGRMSAGAEEPPAAALRVLGWGTTLGVAALSLPLVWPARRLGLRIRPVLRLERSVATRALRLGGAGLWTLLAQQASVLAVLVLARAGGRAGTVAVYQYAQAVYVLPYAVLAVPVATVLFPRLSAAFAAAADDADAGGGARGLAATSTALVGAVAVAGAGALVAVSGGAERLFGLLTDVTGMGAALVAMAPGLVGYALIYQVTRVLFAADRARGAALATAAGWLAVVAFSALAVRVLAPAGGDGAAALLALGLGQSAGMAVAGAGLLAVLAASLGRGVLVPVARAAGVAVPVAAVGGVAVRAAARTAGGAGPELICSLLGALAVAGLALAAVFATDRSLLRALRGTGPRPRAGQDPPPRRPAGAREGR from the coding sequence ATGAGCACGGCCTCGCACAGCGCCGGGTCGGCGGGCGGCGAACCCCGGTCCCGGGGCGGGGGCGACCTCGCCGCGGCCGGCGGGGTCGCCGGACTGACCCTGGCGTCACGTGCGCTGGGCTTCGCGCGCTGGCTCGTCCAGGCCTCGACGGTGGGCGCGGGCACGGTCGCCGGGGCCTACGCGACCGCCAACCAGGTCCCCAACGTCCTATACGAGGTGGTCGTCGGAGGGGCGCTGGCAGCCACCGTCGTCCCGCTGCTGTCCGCGGCGGCGCGCGCGGGCAGGCGCGAGGACGCCGGGCGCATCGCCTCCGGCCTGCTCGGGCTGGTGCTGGCGGTCCTGGTCCCCGCGGGCCTGGTCCTGGCCCTCCTGGCCGACCCCGTGGCCTCGCTCTTCCCCGTCTCCCAGGGGGCGGACCCGGCCCTCCAGCACGGGCTCGTCGCCTCCTTCCTGCGCATGTTCGCCCTCCAGGTGCCCCTGTACGGCGTGGGCGTGGTCCTCACCGGGGTCCTCCAGGCGCACGGCCGCTTCACCTGGCCGGCCCTGACCCCCCTCGCCTCCAGCCTCGTGGTCATGGCCGCCTACGCCGTCTACGGGCGCATGAGCGCCGGCGCGGAGGAGCCCCCGGCCGCGGCGCTGAGGGTCCTGGGCTGGGGGACGACGCTGGGGGTGGCGGCCCTGAGCCTGCCCCTGGTCTGGCCCGCCCGCCGGCTGGGCCTGCGTATCCGGCCGGTCCTGCGCCTGGAGCGCTCCGTGGCGACGCGGGCGCTGCGCCTGGGCGGGGCCGGCCTGTGGACGCTGCTGGCCCAGCAGGCCAGCGTGCTGGCGGTCCTCGTGCTGGCCCGCGCCGGCGGGCGGGCGGGGACGGTCGCCGTCTACCAGTACGCGCAGGCCGTCTACGTCCTGCCCTACGCGGTGCTGGCGGTGCCCGTGGCCACCGTCCTCTTCCCGCGCCTGTCCGCCGCCTTCGCCGCCGCCGCCGACGACGCCGACGCCGGCGGGGGGGCGAGGGGACTGGCGGCGACGTCTACAGCCCTGGTGGGCGCGGTCGCCGTCGCCGGGGCCGGGGCGCTGGTGGCCGTGAGCGGAGGGGCGGAGCGGCTCTTCGGCCTGCTGACCGACGTCACCGGCATGGGGGCGGCCCTGGTGGCCATGGCGCCGGGCCTGGTGGGCTACGCCCTCATCTACCAGGTCACCCGGGTCCTGTTCGCCGCGGACCGCGCCCGCGGCGCGGCCCTGGCCACCGCCGCCGGCTGGCTGGCCGTGGTCGCCTTCTCGGCCCTGGCGGTGCGCGTCCTGGCGCCCGCCGGGGGGGACGGGGCGGCCGCCCTCCTGGCACTGGGCCTGGGGCAGAGCGCGGGCATGGCCGTGGCGGGGGCGGGCCTGCTGGCCGTCCTGGCGGCCTCGCTGGGACGGGGGGTGCTCGTGCCGGTGGCGCGCGCGGCCGGGGTCGCCGTCCCCGTCGCCGCCGTCGGCGGGGTCGCGGTGCGCGCGGCCGCGCGCACCGCCGGCGGGGCCGGACCCGAGCTGATCTGCTCGCTGCTCGGGGCCCTGGCCGTGGCCGGGCTCGCCCTGGCCGCCGTATTCGCGACGGACCGGTCCCTGCTGCGCGCGCTGCGCGGGACGGGGCCGCGCCCGCGCGCCGGCCAGGACCCGCCGCCACGCCGCCCCGCCGGCGCCCGGGAAGGCCGATGA